A stretch of Suncus etruscus isolate mSunEtr1 chromosome 9, mSunEtr1.pri.cur, whole genome shotgun sequence DNA encodes these proteins:
- the PRSS23 gene encoding serine protease 23: protein MAGIPGLLFFLHLLCAVGQVSPYSAHWRPTWPAYRLPVVLPQSTLNLAKPDFGARAKLEVASSCGPQCHKGTPVPTYEEVKQYLAYETLYANGSRTETQVGIYILSSGETDSAGKSRRKRQIYGYDSRFSIFGKDFLLNYPFSTSVKLSTGCTGTLVAEKHVLTAAHCIHDGKTYVKGTQKLRVGFLKPKFKNDAPGANSSNSAVPDKMRFQWIRVKRTHVPKGWIKGNANDIGMDYDYALLELKKPHKKKFMKIGVSPPAKQLPGGRIHFSGYDNDRPDNLVYRFCDVKEETYDLLYQQCDAQPGASGSGVYVRMWKKQQQKWERKIIGIFSGHQWVDMNGSAQDFNVAVRITPLKYAQICYWIKGNYQDCREG, encoded by the coding sequence ATGGCAGGAATTCCAgggctcctcttcttcctccatctcctttGTGCTGTTGGGCAGGTAAGCCCCTACAGTGCCCACTGGAGGCCCACTTGGCCAGCTTACCGGCTCCCTGTGGTCTTGCCTCAGTCAACCCTCAATTTAGCTAAGCctgactttggggccagagccaagTTGGAAGTGGCATCCTCCTGTGGACCCCAGTGTCATAAGGGAACACCAGTGCCTACTTATGAAGAGGTTAAGCAGTACCTGGCTTACGAAACACTCTATGCCAATGGCAGCCGCACAGAGACACAAGTGGGCATTTACATCCTCAGCAGTGGCGAGACTGATTCTGCTGGAAAATCTCGGAGGAAGCGGCAAATTTATGGTTATGATAGCAGGTTCAGCATTTTTGGGAAAGACTTTCTGCTAAACTACCCTTTCTCAACTTCAGTGAAGTTGTCCACAGGCTGCACAGGTACCCTGGTGGCAGAGAAACATGTCCTCACTGCTGCTCACTGCATCCACGATGGGAAAACCTATGTGAAGGGCACTCAGAAACTTCGAGTGGGCTTCCTGAAGCCCAAGTTTAAAAATGATGCTCCAGGTGCCAACAGCTCAAACTCAGCTGTGCCTGACAAGATGAGGTTCCAATGGATCCGGGTAAAACGCACACATGTGCCCAAGGGCTGGATCAAGGGCAATGCTAATGACATTGGCATGGATTATGACTATGCCCTCCTGGAACTCAAAAAACCCCACAAGAAAAAGTTCATGAAGATTGGGGTGAGCCCTCCTGCCAAGCAGCTCCCAGGGGGCAGAATTCATTTCTCTGGTTATGACAATGACCGGCCAGACAATTTGGTATATCGTTTCTGTGATGTCAAAGAAGAGACATATGACCTGCTGTACCAGCAGTGTGATGCCCAGCCAGGTGCCAGTGGTTCCGGGGTATATGTGAGGATGTGGAAGAAACAGCAACAGAAGTGGGAACGCAAAATTATTGGCATCTTTTCAGGGCACCAGTGGGTAGATATGAATGGCTCTGCACAGGATTTTAATGTGGCTGTTCGAATCACCCCTCTCAAATATGCCCAGATTTGCTACTGGATTAAAGGAAACTACCAAGATTGTAGGGAAGGCTGA